In Hyalangium minutum, a single window of DNA contains:
- a CDS encoding zinc-dependent alcohol dehydrogenase family protein, with amino-acid sequence MEATMRAMVLPAPGQPLREERWPLPIPGPEQFLLRVRACAVCRTDLHVLDGELPHAKQPLVLGHEIVGTVVGLGSRVTDLALGTRVGVPWLGWTCGHCGACTSGRENLCAEARFTGYQLDGGYAEYTVADHRFCFPLPEGYPDVQAAPLLCAGLIGYRSLRLAGPGERLGLYGFGAAAHVLIQVARHQGRRVYAFTRPGDAAGQAFARELGAEWAGSSEQLPPEPLDAAILFAPVGALVPLALRATVPGGVVVCGGIHMSDIPAFPYALLWGERVVRSVANLTRQDGREFLALAPRVPVRTEVQSYPLEAAAQALEDLRAGRVRGAAVLDLTGSPAPLEG; translated from the coding sequence GTGGAAGCGACGATGCGCGCGATGGTGCTCCCAGCGCCTGGACAACCCCTGCGGGAAGAACGATGGCCCCTGCCCATCCCAGGTCCTGAGCAGTTCCTGCTGCGAGTGCGGGCCTGCGCGGTGTGCCGCACGGACCTGCACGTGCTGGACGGCGAGCTGCCGCACGCGAAGCAGCCACTGGTGCTCGGGCACGAGATCGTCGGGACGGTGGTGGGCCTGGGCTCACGGGTGACGGACCTCGCCCTGGGCACGCGCGTGGGAGTACCGTGGCTCGGATGGACGTGTGGCCACTGTGGCGCATGTACCTCGGGCCGGGAGAACCTGTGCGCGGAGGCGCGCTTCACGGGGTACCAGCTCGATGGCGGATACGCGGAGTACACGGTGGCCGATCACCGGTTCTGCTTTCCGCTCCCCGAGGGCTACCCGGATGTGCAAGCGGCGCCGCTGCTGTGCGCGGGGCTGATTGGGTACCGGAGTCTGCGGCTTGCGGGCCCAGGCGAGCGACTGGGGCTGTATGGCTTTGGAGCGGCGGCCCACGTCCTCATTCAGGTGGCACGCCACCAGGGCCGGAGGGTGTACGCCTTCACACGCCCAGGAGACGCGGCGGGACAGGCGTTCGCCCGAGAACTGGGGGCGGAGTGGGCGGGCAGCTCCGAGCAGTTGCCTCCGGAGCCCCTGGATGCGGCCATCCTCTTCGCGCCAGTGGGAGCCTTGGTGCCCCTGGCCCTGAGAGCGACGGTTCCCGGGGGCGTGGTGGTGTGCGGAGGCATCCACATGAGTGACATCCCCGCCTTCCCCTACGCACTGCTGTGGGGCGAGCGGGTGGTGCGCTCGGTGGCCAACCTGACGCGGCAAGACGGGCGGGAGTTCCTCGCGCTCGCACCGCGAGTGCCGGTACGCACCGAGGTACAGAGCTACCCATTGGAGGCAGCGGCACAGGCGCTCGAAGATCTGCGGGCGGGGCGGGTGCGCGGAGCAGCGGTGCTGGACCTGACCGGCAGCCCAGCCCCCCTTGAGGGGTGA